The genomic interval TGTGCCCGATCTGGCAGTGGTTGTCGATCTTGGTGCGCGCTCCCACCGCCGTGTCGAGGAGGGTGCCGCGGTCGAGGCACGTGTTGGCGCCGATCTCGACATCGTCACCCAGCACGACGCCTCCCAAGTGGTGGACCTTGAGCGCGCCGCGCGGTGAGGCGGCGTACCCGAACCCGTCCGCTCCGACGACGCTCCCGGCATGGACGATGACGCGCCGGCCGAGCACGGTGCCCGGGTACAAGGTCACGTTCGGGTGGAGCCGGCAGTCCGCGCCGAGCTTGACGCCCTCGCCGACCACGGTTCCCGCGTCGATCACGCAGCCCGCGCCGAGCTCGGCGTCCGCCCCTATCACGGCGCCCGCCGCTATCCGGACGCCCTCCCCGACGCTCGCGCTCGCGGCGACGCTGGCCAGCGGGTGGACGCCGGCCGCGGGCACGTACGCGCGCGCGAAACGCGCGCTCAGCACCGCGAGCGCGAGGCGCGCGTCCGGTACCTCCAGCAAGCCGGCGCCGTAGTCGGCAGCCCAGCCCGTGCCTGTCGGCACGACGAGGAGCGCCGGCCGGCTGGCCGGCGGCCCCGCCGCGGCCGCCTCCTTGCTCATGACGCACGCGGCGTCCACGAGCACGGCCTCGGGGTGCCGCGTGACGGTGGCGTCGACGAGGCGCCGGATGCGCGCGCCGCCCGGCGGTGGGGCGTCGGCCGTGGCCGCGCCCGCGAGCGCCGCGAGCTCCGCCGCCAGCTCGGCGTACGCGTGGCCGGCCGTCTCAGCCATCCGCGCCGCCGGTCGTGCCCTCGCCCTCGTCGCCGGGACCCGGTCGCTCCGGCTCCGCGTCCGGTTGCGCCGTGGTCACGGTGACGGTCAGCTCCTCGTTGCCGTCGATCACGAAGGCGAAGGGGGTGCGGAAGAGCCGCCTGACCTCGCCCGCGTCGGTGATCGCCTCGACGACGAGCTCGCTCGCCTGCACCTGCTGCCTGAGGGCGTCGAGGAGCTCGGGGAACGACCGCGGCTTGTCGACCTCCTGCTCGTCGACGCGGGCGTCGCCCGTGTCGCGCGGGACGTCGCCGCCCCGGATCAGGATCGTGAGCTCGCCCTCGACGTCGTCCGGGATCGGCACGCTGATGGTGCGGACGATGGCGTTCTGCCGGTACGGCTGCAGCCGTAGGTGGATCAGCGCGTTCTCCCCGGCCGCCACCACGTCCTCCTCGGCGATGGCCTCCTCGAGGCTGGCGATGCGCTGCCTGTCCTCTAGGCGGATCGCGACGGAGACGTGGTCTACGCCGCTCTCGCGGAACTCGTTGTCGGCCAGGATGACGAGCGGGGTCATCGTCAGGACCGCGGCGCGGTACGCGATGTCGTCGGTGGCGTTCGTCTGCTCGATGACGTTGACGCGCTCGCCGCCGCTCAGGCCGATCTCCCACGCGACCTCCGCGTAGCCCGCCGTGGTGGCGGCGAGGTGCCGGTCCAGGAGCGAGAGTACGCCGGTGCCGACCAGGGTGGGGTAGAGCCGGTCGTCGGCCGGGACCGCGAACGAGTACGAGGCCGTCGGACCGACACCCACGACGCTCAGGTCGACCTGCAGGCTGCGCGGCACGACGCCCAGGCGGCCGGAGATGGCGCCTGGCCGGTCCTCCTCGATGGCGCCGAGCACCTGCGTGCCGACGTTCGCCAGCTTGAAGGGCACGTCCGAGGACGGGACGATGGCGGTCACGTAGGCCGGCGTGATGGGCAGGGAGACGGAGCCGATCCCGAGGAACGGGTGACCGAACGCGATGACCTCGCCGCCCTCCACCGCCGTGACCGTGCCTACGGCCTGCATGGCGACGTCGCCCCAGGCCAGCGAGACGGCGAGCGGGGCGCCCGGCTCGAGCGCGTACTCCGCCTGATCGCCGGCCGCGCCGGCCGCCCCGCCGCCCGGGACGGGGAAGGCGGCGACATCCGCCGACCTGAACAGTGGTGCGAGCAGGGTGGCGGCGCGCGCGCTCACGCCCGTCATGAGCACGGGCGTGGCGGCGCTCGTCGCGACCCCGACTCCGGGCACCTCGACGAACGGGGGGAGAGGACCGCCGCTCGTGCGGCGCATGACGGAGATGGGCGTGACGAGCGCGAGGTCGTGGTCGGCGCGTGGGAACACGTAGCCGATGGCGCCGAGGAGGGCGTCGCCGGCCTCGGTGGCGATGTACACGGGGCTGCCGCTCATGCCGGCCGCGACGCCGCCGGCCGCCTCGATGACCGGACCGCCGGCGCGCACGAGCACGAGCGGGAAGCCGGAACCGGCGTCCCACTGCACGGCGAGCACCTCGACCGTGAAGCGTTCGAGCCGGTTGCCCGCCGCGGCCGTGACGCCGTGACCCCTGTCGCCTACGACCACCGCCTCTACGGGTAGGTCGGCGGCGGAGCGGGCGGGCTGGGCGAGCGCCGCAGAGCAGGCGAGGAGGGCGCTGCAGGCGAGGAGGCGCGAGGAAAGCGCGGACCGCCGGGCACGCCTCGCGTGACCAGCGGCCCCTTCACTGTCGGCATTCCGCTTGGCGCGCGTGTGCGCCGCCACGTTCAGCGCCTCAGGAAGTTGTCTGAGATGAGCGCGTCCTGCAGCACGTGGATCATGTCGAGCGCCTGGCCGGTGCCCAGCGCCACCGAGTCCGTGGCGTTCTCAGCCACCATGACCGGGATGCCGGTCGTCTGGCGCAGCAGCTCGTCGAAGTTGCGCAGGAGCGCCCCGCCGCCCGTCATGATGATGCCGCGGTCGATCACGTCGCTGACGAGCTCGGGCGGCGCCTGCTCCAGGACGCGCCGCACGCCGTCGGCGATCTTGGCGATCGGCTCCTTGAGCGCTTCTACGACGTCCCTCGTGGTCACCGTGATGCTCTTGGGCAGGCCGTTGATGAGGTCGCGCCCGCGGACCTCGAGGCTCTGGTCGTCGCCCGGACCGCGCAGCATGGCGGCTCCGACCTCCATCTTCACGGCCTCGGCCGTGCGGTCGCCGATGAGCAGGTTCTCCTTGTGGCGGATGTGCCTGATGATCGACTCGTCGAACTCGTTGCCGGCGATGCGCAGGCTTTCGGAGACGACGATGCCGCCGAGCGAGATGATGGCGATGTCCGTCGTGCCGCCCCCGACGTCGACGATCATCGAGCCGGTCGGCTCTGCGATGTTGACGCCGGCGCCGATGGCGGCGGCCAGCGGCTCCTCGATGAGGAACGCCTTGCGGGCGCCCACCTCGCGCGTGGCCTGCAGCACGGCGCGGCGCTCGACCTCCGTG from Trueperaceae bacterium carries:
- the lpxD gene encoding UDP-3-O-(3-hydroxymyristoyl)glucosamine N-acyltransferase; this translates as MAETAGHAYAELAAELAALAGAATADAPPPGGARIRRLVDATVTRHPEAVLVDAACVMSKEAAAAGPPASRPALLVVPTGTGWAADYGAGLLEVPDARLALAVLSARFARAYVPAAGVHPLASVAASASVGEGVRIAAGAVIGADAELGAGCVIDAGTVVGEGVKLGADCRLHPNVTLYPGTVLGRRVIVHAGSVVGADGFGYAASPRGALKVHHLGGVVLGDDVEIGANTCLDRGTLLDTAVGARTKIDNHCQIGHNVVIGSDTLIAGMAGIGGSTRIGSGVILGGYVAVSDHVSIGDGARIAGRSGVTKDVPPGATWAGFPARPHREFVRELYLLGKLEELWRRARAGRTVGEAAGEAAGRVGSGPASDHDGAAAEHPGDAAKDA
- a CDS encoding rod shape-determining protein, with amino-acid sequence MFFRLGKEMGVDLGTATVLIYVKGQGIMLREPSVIAMVRDTGEVKAVGEEAYRMLGRTPGNIVAVRPMRDGVIADYDLTEKMLQAFVRKVLTGPSRLFKPQIMVCVPSGVTEVERRAVLQATREVGARKAFLIEEPLAAAIGAGVNIAEPTGSMIVDVGGGTTDIAIISLGGIVVSESLRIAGNEFDESIIRHIRHKENLLIGDRTAEAVKMEVGAAMLRGPGDDQSLEVRGRDLINGLPKSITVTTRDVVEALKEPIAKIADGVRRVLEQAPPELVSDVIDRGIIMTGGGALLRNFDELLRQTTGIPVMVAENATDSVALGTGQALDMIHVLQDALISDNFLRR